The following coding sequences lie in one Myxococcus xanthus genomic window:
- a CDS encoding PHB depolymerase family esterase, which yields MLKQRRSRSWPWSWSAGVPLAAWLFAGLTGCGGPAGDAPEAESEVTEQHQPLLTQVTGFGSNPGNLQMFSHVPSGMPANAPLVVVMHGCTQRAAGMEGAGWSAAADVYKFYVVYPQQQSGNNMTSCFNWFEPGDFSRDRGEALSIKQMVDTMKATYSIDSSRVYVAGFSAGGYMTPALLAAYPDVFSAGAIHSGGPYRCAESMNAGFSCMSPGVNRTPAAWGDVVRSAYPGYAGPRPRVTIWHGTSDYTVNVMNLTEAMEQWTNVHGIDQTPDTVETVSGFPHKVYRDGAGNALVETWELTGMGHAVAMDAQFQFPGGTGSAACGSVGAYLSDVNLCSVYHQVKFFGITGGGGGPTGDTTPPTVNVTAPANGATVSGTVNVTADAADAVGVIRVEFLVNGEVASTDTQAPYAFAWNSTAVSNGRYTLGARAFDAAGNQATDNDTVVTVRNAGSPAPVTVQFTSILADDGYLKANADGSGAAVGLMTNLALGRGTDGKYNRSFLSFDTSSLPDGATVTRAYLTVSYSSGSGDPWSTPAGNTLVIDAKTGTFNAANTEVTDWAAAATASSVAGIDQFSAGAKSSGDFSVEGLSAISKTGKTQLRLRFTQAQMATQYLFVRDGANAMLTVVYTP from the coding sequence ATGCTCAAGCAGCGCCGCAGCCGTTCCTGGCCGTGGTCGTGGTCCGCCGGAGTGCCTCTTGCCGCGTGGCTGTTCGCGGGCCTCACGGGCTGTGGCGGCCCGGCGGGGGACGCACCGGAGGCCGAGTCCGAGGTGACGGAGCAGCACCAGCCCCTGCTCACGCAGGTGACGGGCTTTGGCAGCAACCCCGGCAACTTGCAGATGTTCAGCCACGTGCCGTCCGGCATGCCGGCCAACGCGCCGCTGGTGGTGGTGATGCACGGCTGTACGCAGCGGGCCGCGGGCATGGAGGGCGCCGGCTGGTCCGCGGCGGCGGACGTCTACAAGTTCTATGTCGTCTATCCGCAGCAGCAGAGTGGCAACAACATGACCAGTTGCTTCAACTGGTTCGAGCCAGGTGACTTCTCACGAGACCGGGGCGAGGCGCTGTCCATCAAGCAGATGGTGGACACGATGAAGGCCACGTACTCCATCGACTCGTCGCGGGTGTACGTGGCGGGGTTCTCGGCGGGGGGATACATGACGCCCGCGCTGCTGGCCGCCTACCCGGATGTCTTCTCCGCCGGGGCCATCCACTCCGGTGGCCCGTACCGGTGCGCGGAGTCGATGAATGCGGGCTTCAGCTGCATGAGCCCGGGTGTGAACCGCACGCCCGCCGCGTGGGGAGACGTGGTCCGCAGCGCGTACCCGGGTTACGCGGGCCCGCGTCCGCGCGTCACCATCTGGCACGGCACCAGTGACTACACGGTGAACGTGATGAACCTCACCGAGGCGATGGAGCAGTGGACGAACGTGCACGGCATCGACCAGACGCCGGACACGGTGGAGACGGTGTCCGGCTTCCCACACAAGGTGTACCGGGACGGCGCGGGCAACGCGCTGGTGGAGACGTGGGAGCTCACCGGCATGGGCCACGCGGTGGCCATGGATGCGCAGTTCCAGTTCCCCGGCGGCACGGGCAGCGCGGCCTGTGGCTCGGTGGGGGCGTACCTGAGCGATGTGAACCTCTGCTCCGTCTACCACCAGGTGAAGTTCTTCGGGATTACGGGAGGCGGAGGCGGCCCCACGGGTGACACCACGCCGCCCACCGTCAACGTGACGGCGCCGGCGAATGGGGCCACGGTGAGTGGCACGGTGAATGTCACCGCGGACGCGGCGGACGCGGTGGGCGTCATCCGGGTGGAGTTCCTGGTGAATGGCGAGGTGGCGTCCACGGACACGCAGGCGCCGTATGCCTTCGCTTGGAACAGCACGGCCGTGTCCAACGGGCGGTACACGCTGGGCGCCCGTGCATTTGACGCCGCGGGCAACCAGGCGACGGACAACGACACGGTGGTGACGGTGAGGAACGCGGGCTCCCCGGCGCCGGTGACGGTGCAGTTCACGAGCATCTTGGCGGATGACGGCTACCTGAAGGCGAACGCGGATGGCAGCGGGGCGGCGGTGGGGCTGATGACGAACCTGGCGCTCGGCCGGGGGACGGATGGGAAGTACAACCGGTCCTTCCTCTCCTTCGACACGTCGAGCCTCCCGGACGGGGCCACCGTCACGCGGGCGTACCTGACGGTGAGCTACTCGTCGGGCTCGGGAGACCCGTGGTCGACGCCCGCGGGCAACACGCTGGTCATCGACGCGAAGACGGGGACGTTCAACGCGGCGAACACGGAGGTGACGGACTGGGCGGCGGCGGCCACCGCGAGCAGCGTCGCGGGCATCGACCAGTTCAGCGCAGGAGCGAAGAGCTCCGGGGACTTCAGCGTGGAAGGCCTCTCCGCCATCAGCAAGACAGGGAAGACGCAGCTGCGGCTGCGCTTCACCCAGGCGCAGATGGCCACGCAGTACCTGTTCGTCCGGGATGGGGCGAACGCGATGCTGACGGTCGTCTATACGCCGTAG
- a CDS encoding tRNA1(Val) (adenine(37)-N6)-methyltransferase, giving the protein MPEPTLPEPGPDETLDSIGTAGVRVLQRRTGYRFTLDAVLLAHFAATERVDESGRMLELGAGSGVVSFLLVKQFGLGPVDALELQPAVHARLMRAVVLNGCEAQVTPLLGDLRRIREHVSGGQYAHVVSNPPFRLADAGVRSPDDERAVSKSEVACDAPSVVAAARYALMPGGGVSLVYPAARVAEVLGLLTQAKLHPTVLRFVHARVGGPATRFLVHALRDRDRGLAVRPPLIVHGEGPGGYSAEVAALMDPPLAESR; this is encoded by the coding sequence ATGCCTGAACCCACCCTGCCCGAGCCCGGCCCGGACGAAACGCTCGACTCCATCGGCACGGCGGGGGTGCGGGTGCTTCAGCGGCGGACGGGCTACCGCTTCACGCTGGACGCGGTGCTGCTGGCCCACTTCGCGGCCACCGAACGTGTCGACGAGTCCGGGCGGATGTTGGAGCTGGGCGCGGGCAGCGGCGTGGTGTCCTTCCTACTGGTGAAGCAGTTCGGCCTGGGGCCCGTGGATGCCCTGGAGCTCCAGCCCGCCGTTCATGCGCGGCTGATGCGCGCAGTGGTGCTCAACGGGTGCGAAGCGCAGGTCACCCCGCTGCTCGGGGACCTGCGACGGATCCGCGAACACGTGTCCGGCGGACAGTACGCCCACGTCGTGTCCAACCCGCCCTTCCGCCTGGCCGACGCGGGGGTTCGCAGCCCGGATGACGAACGGGCCGTGTCCAAGTCAGAGGTGGCGTGTGACGCGCCATCCGTCGTCGCCGCGGCACGGTATGCGTTGATGCCCGGCGGCGGCGTAAGCCTGGTGTACCCGGCCGCGCGCGTGGCCGAGGTGCTGGGCCTGCTGACCCAGGCGAAGCTCCACCCCACCGTGCTGCGCTTCGTCCACGCGCGCGTGGGAGGCCCGGCCACGCGCTTCCTGGTGCATGCCCTGCGAGACAGGGACCGGGGCCTCGCCGTGCGCCCGCCCCTCATCGTCCATGGCGAAGGGCCCGGGGGCTACTCCGCGGAGGTGGCGGCGTTGATGGATCCGCCACTGGCGGAGAGCCGCTGA
- the yjjJ gene encoding type II toxin-antitoxin system HipA family toxin YjjJ, translating to MLSIDQLLTALSRQPEIRGSELATQLGTSRQTVSRLISAAGDRVCKMGKGPATRYARTRAISELGTQIPIYRIDDVGRVHSIATLRPLWNGGCWIEEEGSSGERFVGLPPFAADMCPQGYLGRGFANRHQDLGLPPRITDWTEDHQLMALALRGDDCVGNRIIGTASLDLFLASTLRPSTDAQYPELARSSMSSEAGSSAGGEQPKFTAYVEGRHVLVKFAASDNSAAAQRWRELLVCEGLALEAVRNAGIPAATTRSIRVEGYQFLEVERFDRVGERGRNALLSLKAIDNEYLGHEGKGSTWTSAARYLLQIQYISDEDAKRMRWLDTFGQLTGNTDRHFGNLSFFEEGPKRFRLAPAYDMLPMMFAPVGTSIVERTFEPRPPTAETLDVWADAAQHALAYWNRLEQTPELSDTFRGHCARCRDSLAALMQRTPV from the coding sequence ATGCTTTCCATAGACCAACTTCTCACCGCCCTAAGTCGCCAGCCTGAAATACGGGGAAGTGAGCTGGCCACCCAGTTGGGAACATCCCGTCAAACGGTGTCGCGGTTGATATCTGCGGCCGGCGATCGTGTCTGCAAGATGGGGAAGGGGCCCGCAACTCGCTATGCCCGCACCAGGGCAATCTCAGAGCTAGGGACTCAAATACCGATCTACAGAATTGACGATGTGGGACGTGTTCACTCCATAGCTACCCTTCGCCCCCTATGGAATGGTGGCTGCTGGATTGAGGAGGAAGGCAGTTCAGGAGAACGTTTTGTCGGGCTGCCCCCCTTCGCCGCCGATATGTGTCCCCAAGGCTACCTGGGTCGTGGCTTCGCGAATCGCCACCAAGATCTAGGGCTCCCCCCCCGCATCACGGACTGGACGGAAGATCACCAACTCATGGCTCTCGCGCTCCGGGGTGATGACTGCGTCGGAAACCGCATTATCGGCACGGCCTCCTTGGACCTGTTTCTCGCGAGCACGCTTCGGCCATCAACCGATGCGCAATACCCGGAACTCGCCCGGTCCTCCATGTCGAGTGAAGCAGGCTCCTCTGCGGGAGGTGAGCAGCCAAAGTTCACGGCGTACGTTGAAGGGCGCCATGTTCTGGTGAAGTTCGCGGCAAGTGACAACAGTGCCGCCGCTCAGCGTTGGAGAGAGCTGCTCGTCTGCGAAGGCCTCGCACTCGAAGCGGTTCGCAACGCCGGGATTCCGGCCGCAACCACGCGTTCCATCCGCGTCGAGGGCTACCAGTTCCTCGAGGTCGAGCGCTTCGACCGGGTGGGTGAAAGAGGCCGCAATGCACTGCTCTCGCTCAAGGCCATCGACAACGAGTACCTCGGCCATGAAGGCAAGGGGAGCACCTGGACCAGCGCGGCCCGGTATCTCCTGCAGATCCAGTACATCAGCGACGAGGACGCCAAGCGCATGCGCTGGCTCGACACCTTCGGGCAGCTCACCGGCAACACCGACCGCCACTTCGGCAACCTCTCCTTCTTCGAGGAAGGGCCCAAGCGGTTCCGGCTCGCCCCCGCCTACGACATGCTCCCGATGATGTTCGCCCCCGTGGGCACGAGCATCGTCGAGCGCACCTTCGAGCCCCGGCCGCCCACCGCGGAGACGCTCGATGTCTGGGCCGATGCCGCACAACACGCACTGGCCTACTGGAACCGGCTGGAGCAGACCCCCGAACTCAGCGACACGTTCCGCGGCCACTGCGCACGATGCAGGGACTCACTTGCCGCGCTGATGCAGCGGACGCCGGTCTGA
- a CDS encoding CapA family protein, which yields MPSSVFLLMALATTPGAASARESAPAQHVSPSQGPNADSSSTQGPDSQGTAPAPETVITDLNAYPRAGDSGAVLDLGRAAAEAGAAALRAAALAMGKSATPLADPDTSYARGMEALQAKDAPTAITQLSACVEAAPSRVDCRWELGWAHSMENQWAEAFTQWSEVQKLQPDHPDLEGALAQARGQAMLQAKLSQGPQLINRPPPPAGAKVRIRAVGDVMLGTTVPEGHLPPDGAGSVIAGVRPLLEDADLTFINLEGPLCDTGETKKCRSSSNCYAFRSPTEYGQYLKEAGVDLASTANNHSGDFGEECRRATESTLDALGIAWSGAPGTVATVERNGLLIGMVAFHTSPSCNHLNNLTTATGLVRVAAAEHDIVIVSFHGGAEGSKALHVPKGREKFYGEDRGDLRAFSRAVVDAGAHLVIGHGPHVVRGMEFYKGRLIAYSLGNFATYGRFNLRGPQGLGMVLEVELNRDGDFTSGRILPTKQVDRGIAVPDPKGAVIKAVRDLTADDFPETGARISDDGTVKVRGKGPVSLLDRARR from the coding sequence ATGCCCTCGTCCGTCTTCCTCTTGATGGCGCTCGCCACCACGCCGGGTGCTGCTTCGGCGCGTGAGTCCGCCCCCGCCCAGCACGTCTCTCCCTCGCAAGGCCCCAACGCCGATTCGAGCTCTACCCAGGGCCCAGATTCCCAGGGCACTGCGCCCGCGCCGGAAACCGTCATCACGGACCTCAACGCCTACCCCCGCGCCGGTGACTCCGGCGCGGTGCTGGACCTGGGCCGTGCCGCCGCGGAGGCCGGTGCCGCCGCCCTGCGCGCCGCGGCCCTGGCCATGGGCAAGAGCGCCACTCCGCTGGCCGACCCGGACACGAGCTACGCCCGAGGCATGGAAGCCCTCCAAGCGAAGGACGCACCCACGGCCATCACCCAGCTGTCCGCCTGCGTGGAGGCCGCGCCCTCACGCGTGGACTGCCGCTGGGAGCTGGGCTGGGCGCACTCGATGGAGAACCAGTGGGCGGAGGCCTTTACCCAGTGGTCCGAGGTACAGAAGCTCCAGCCGGACCACCCGGACCTCGAGGGCGCGCTGGCTCAGGCCCGTGGGCAGGCCATGCTCCAGGCGAAGCTGTCGCAGGGGCCGCAGCTCATCAACCGCCCTCCCCCGCCGGCCGGCGCGAAGGTGCGCATCCGCGCGGTGGGTGACGTCATGCTGGGCACCACCGTGCCCGAAGGCCACCTGCCTCCCGATGGCGCGGGCAGCGTGATTGCCGGCGTGCGTCCGCTGCTGGAGGACGCGGACCTCACCTTCATCAACCTGGAAGGGCCGCTGTGCGACACGGGTGAGACGAAGAAGTGCCGCTCGTCGAGCAACTGCTACGCGTTCCGCTCGCCCACCGAGTACGGCCAGTACCTGAAGGAGGCCGGAGTGGACCTGGCGTCCACGGCCAACAACCACTCGGGTGACTTCGGCGAGGAGTGCCGCCGCGCGACGGAGTCCACGCTCGACGCGCTGGGCATCGCGTGGAGCGGCGCGCCGGGCACGGTGGCCACGGTGGAGCGCAATGGCCTGCTTATCGGCATGGTGGCGTTCCACACGTCGCCGTCGTGCAACCACCTCAACAACCTGACCACGGCGACGGGGCTGGTGCGCGTGGCCGCGGCCGAGCACGACATCGTCATCGTGTCGTTCCACGGCGGCGCGGAGGGCAGCAAGGCGCTGCACGTGCCCAAGGGCCGGGAGAAGTTCTACGGCGAGGACCGGGGCGATTTGCGTGCCTTCTCGCGCGCGGTGGTGGACGCGGGCGCGCACCTGGTCATCGGCCATGGTCCGCACGTGGTGCGTGGCATGGAGTTCTACAAGGGCCGGCTCATCGCCTACTCGCTGGGCAACTTCGCCACCTATGGCCGGTTCAACCTGCGCGGTCCGCAGGGCCTGGGCATGGTGCTGGAGGTCGAGCTGAACCGCGACGGCGACTTCACGTCGGGCCGCATCCTCCCCACGAAGCAGGTGGACAGGGGCATCGCCGTGCCGGACCCGAAGGGCGCCGTCATCAAGGCGGTCCGTGACCTCACCGCGGACGACTTCCCGGAGACGGGTGCGCGCATCTCCGACGACGGCACCGTGAAGGTCCGCGGCAAGGGCCCTGTCTCCTTGCTGGACCGTGCGCGGCGCTGA
- a CDS encoding MFS transporter, giving the protein MRALRLPRLSSLRAFDHPGYFAVWVGALVSTIGTWMETVAMGVYVTEATGRAEWTGGIVALTFLPAVVLSPVGGALADRFDRRAYVALGTVVQLVLAGVLTTLAFTHRLSVPVVAVISFVHGCASTLINPAFAAMLAELVPPRDLHSAMSLNSAQFNLGRIIGPALAALVLSMGGTSWALLINTLSFVAVLVALSQVKTLTRTTAKATQGLWRQIAHGFSVARGDSEISLMLWGTLLVAALVAPFIGLVPVFAIRVFGQGAAATSLLVTCQGAGAVTAALLVGTLVDKLGQRKLLGLVAMSIGGVSTLYWLSPTLQVAAAVIFVLGANYMMLMSGMHAYCQSRVPRELQARMSSLYSMVLGGAYAAGVWGLGALADRMGVRFVTVSASVLFLALVLTLRLLRPRRFDGAGA; this is encoded by the coding sequence GTGCGCGCCCTTCGACTGCCACGTCTCTCCTCGCTTCGCGCCTTCGACCACCCCGGCTACTTCGCGGTCTGGGTGGGAGCCCTGGTCTCCACCATCGGCACCTGGATGGAGACGGTGGCCATGGGCGTGTACGTCACCGAGGCCACGGGCCGCGCCGAGTGGACGGGTGGCATCGTCGCCCTCACCTTCCTTCCCGCCGTGGTGCTGTCGCCGGTGGGCGGCGCGCTCGCGGACCGTTTCGACCGTCGCGCCTACGTCGCGCTGGGCACGGTGGTGCAGTTGGTGCTCGCGGGCGTGTTGACGACGCTGGCCTTCACGCACCGGCTCAGCGTTCCCGTCGTGGCCGTCATTTCCTTCGTCCACGGCTGCGCCAGCACGCTCATCAATCCCGCCTTCGCGGCGATGCTCGCGGAGCTCGTGCCGCCCCGTGACTTGCACAGCGCCATGAGCCTCAACTCGGCGCAGTTCAACCTGGGGCGCATCATCGGTCCGGCGCTGGCCGCGCTGGTGCTGAGCATGGGTGGGACGTCCTGGGCGCTGCTCATCAACACGCTGTCCTTCGTCGCGGTGTTGGTGGCGCTGTCGCAGGTGAAGACGCTGACGCGGACGACGGCGAAGGCCACGCAGGGCCTGTGGCGGCAGATTGCCCACGGCTTCTCCGTGGCGCGGGGCGATTCGGAAATCTCGCTGATGCTGTGGGGCACGCTGCTGGTCGCGGCCCTGGTGGCGCCCTTCATCGGCCTGGTGCCGGTGTTCGCCATCCGCGTGTTCGGCCAGGGCGCGGCGGCCACGTCGCTGCTCGTCACCTGCCAGGGCGCGGGCGCGGTGACGGCGGCGTTGCTGGTGGGTACGCTCGTGGACAAGCTGGGCCAGCGCAAGCTGCTGGGCCTCGTGGCGATGTCCATTGGCGGCGTGTCCACGCTGTACTGGCTGTCGCCCACGCTGCAGGTGGCCGCCGCCGTCATCTTCGTGCTCGGCGCCAACTACATGATGCTGATGAGCGGGATGCACGCGTACTGCCAGTCGCGCGTGCCTCGTGAACTGCAGGCGCGCATGAGCAGCCTGTACAGCATGGTGCTCGGCGGCGCATACGCGGCGGGCGTGTGGGGCCTGGGCGCCCTGGCCGACCGGATGGGCGTGCGCTTCGTCACCGTGAGCGCCAGTGTGCTGTTCCTCGCGCTGGTGCTGACGCTGCGGCTGCTGCGCCCGCGGCGCTTCGACGGCGCCGGCGCGTAG
- a CDS encoding DoxX family protein, whose product MNVATLTKQPSILKAAALLPPRLSLGSTMLVHGVSKLRPEGTAQHAGLFEQLGFKPGKPWVIATGMVELLVGVSSILGIATRPAALAVLVTQAIAVAKVHGSKGFDNTKGGYEFNLALGAIALGLLLRGPGPLSVHSAIEHRVKRKELRRLRFLPRQRRRSVLLDVLG is encoded by the coding sequence ATGAACGTGGCGACCCTGACCAAGCAACCGAGCATCCTGAAGGCAGCGGCCCTGCTGCCCCCGCGCCTGTCGCTCGGGTCGACGATGTTGGTGCATGGCGTGTCCAAGCTCCGCCCCGAGGGCACCGCGCAACACGCGGGCTTGTTCGAGCAGTTGGGTTTCAAGCCAGGCAAGCCCTGGGTCATCGCCACGGGGATGGTGGAGCTGCTCGTGGGCGTGAGCTCCATCCTGGGCATCGCCACGCGCCCCGCCGCGCTGGCCGTCCTCGTCACGCAAGCCATCGCCGTGGCCAAGGTCCATGGCTCCAAGGGCTTCGACAACACGAAGGGCGGCTACGAGTTCAACCTGGCGCTGGGAGCCATCGCGCTCGGCCTGCTGCTGCGAGGCCCGGGTCCGCTCTCCGTCCACAGCGCCATCGAGCACCGGGTGAAGCGCAAGGAGCTGCGGCGGCTGCGGTTTCTGCCGCGCCAGCGCCGTCGTTCGGTGCTGCTCGACGTGCTGGGTTGA
- a CDS encoding type II toxin-antitoxin system HipA family toxin, which yields MRTSEDQSCYVYIQLPGSMDVVTCGRFLQQDGVGRFVYGRSYLANPHAVELEKFELPLRPGTFETARLGGIFGSLRDSSPDAWGRRVIERQLGRADLSEVDFLLNSPEDRAGALSFGTSPTPPAPVHQFNKVLRLDLLLEEARRVEQELPLSGPQVSDLVNPGSSMGGARPKNVVEDEEGLWVAKFPARGDRWNNAAVEGGMLKLASECGLRAAVSKRTHVAGQDVLLVRRFDRERVDDGYHRHRMVSALTVLRADENPQDRSKWSYILLADELKRWVGNPDEDLRELFSRMVFNALISNIDDHPRNHALIAPGAAWHLSPAYDLTPLPQVSVERHLAMEAGSTQHRRATRQNLLSECGRFRLSKEAAHHLIDTMKTIVSARWRGAIKDCGGTNADVTAVERAFDSEGFEYTHYGA from the coding sequence ATGCGGACTTCTGAAGACCAAAGCTGCTACGTGTACATCCAACTCCCGGGTTCCATGGACGTCGTCACCTGTGGGCGCTTCCTGCAACAGGACGGCGTGGGGCGCTTCGTCTATGGCCGGAGCTATCTGGCCAACCCGCACGCGGTCGAACTGGAGAAGTTCGAGCTGCCACTCCGCCCTGGCACCTTCGAGACAGCCAGACTCGGCGGCATCTTCGGCTCCCTGCGTGATTCATCTCCAGATGCCTGGGGTCGCCGCGTCATCGAGCGCCAGTTGGGACGCGCGGACCTGAGCGAGGTCGACTTCCTCCTCAACTCTCCCGAGGACCGTGCGGGAGCCCTGTCATTCGGCACCAGTCCCACGCCGCCCGCACCCGTCCATCAGTTCAACAAGGTCCTCCGGCTGGACCTCCTGCTCGAGGAAGCAAGGCGCGTCGAACAAGAGCTGCCGCTGTCCGGTCCCCAGGTCAGTGACCTGGTGAATCCCGGCAGTTCCATGGGCGGCGCCCGGCCGAAGAACGTCGTCGAGGATGAAGAGGGGCTCTGGGTCGCCAAGTTCCCGGCCCGAGGTGACCGCTGGAACAACGCGGCGGTCGAAGGGGGCATGCTGAAGCTCGCCAGCGAGTGCGGCCTGAGGGCCGCCGTGAGCAAACGCACGCATGTCGCGGGACAGGACGTGTTGCTCGTCCGCCGGTTCGACCGGGAGCGCGTCGACGACGGTTACCACCGGCACCGGATGGTCAGCGCACTGACTGTCTTGCGTGCCGACGAGAATCCGCAGGACCGTTCGAAGTGGTCCTACATCCTGCTGGCGGATGAGCTGAAGCGGTGGGTTGGCAATCCGGACGAGGACCTCCGCGAGTTGTTCTCACGGATGGTGTTCAACGCCCTCATCTCGAACATCGACGACCATCCGAGGAACCACGCGCTCATCGCGCCAGGTGCCGCGTGGCACCTCTCACCTGCCTATGACCTGACTCCACTGCCTCAGGTCAGCGTGGAGCGTCACCTGGCCATGGAGGCCGGTAGCACGCAGCATCGCCGTGCCACCCGGCAGAACCTCTTGAGTGAGTGCGGCCGCTTCCGGCTATCGAAAGAGGCCGCACATCATCTCATCGACACGATGAAGACCATCGTGTCCGCCCGCTGGCGGGGCGCCATCAAGGACTGCGGGGGCACGAACGCAGACGTGACGGCGGTCGAACGGGCGTTCGACTCCGAGGGCTTCGAGTACACGCACTACGGCGCATAG
- the gshB gene encoding glutathione synthase, with the protein MAPLTIGFLMDPLETVRVDHDSTFALMLEAQKRGHQVRYFEQGWLRFNGTCAEARMRHVTVRRELGRHFDILDEAPRPVSSLDVLFMRKDPPVDAEFLHATQLVELCGTGRPPVFINEPAGIRDANEKLFSLRYPDLMPDTRVTSELPVLLDFIARNAAGTILKPVDGFAGKGILFLSATDRNARSAVDMLTRGGREAVMAQAYIPESRQGDKRILLVDGEPVGGVLRVPSDDDHRGNMAAGGVPRKAVLTPRDLEICERLKPELVKRGLRLVGIDVLGTYLTEVNVTSPTGLVEANHLDDVCVEAKVLDVAERLVAER; encoded by the coding sequence ATGGCCCCTCTGACCATTGGCTTCCTGATGGACCCGCTCGAGACGGTGCGGGTGGACCACGACTCCACGTTCGCGTTGATGCTCGAAGCGCAGAAGCGCGGCCACCAGGTGCGCTACTTCGAGCAGGGCTGGTTGCGCTTCAACGGCACCTGCGCGGAGGCGCGCATGCGCCACGTCACCGTGCGCCGCGAGCTGGGACGGCACTTCGACATCCTCGACGAGGCCCCTCGCCCGGTGTCCTCGCTGGACGTGCTCTTCATGCGCAAGGACCCGCCGGTGGACGCGGAGTTCCTGCACGCCACCCAACTGGTGGAGCTGTGCGGCACGGGCCGGCCCCCTGTCTTCATCAACGAGCCGGCGGGCATCCGCGACGCGAACGAGAAGCTCTTCTCCCTGCGCTACCCGGACCTGATGCCGGACACGCGCGTCACCAGCGAGCTGCCGGTGCTGCTGGACTTCATCGCGCGCAACGCGGCGGGCACCATCCTCAAGCCGGTGGATGGCTTCGCGGGCAAGGGCATCCTCTTCCTGTCCGCCACGGACCGGAACGCGCGCTCCGCGGTGGACATGCTCACCCGGGGCGGCCGCGAGGCCGTCATGGCGCAGGCGTACATCCCGGAGAGCCGCCAGGGCGACAAGCGCATCCTCCTGGTGGACGGCGAGCCGGTGGGCGGCGTGCTGCGCGTCCCATCCGACGACGACCACCGCGGCAACATGGCGGCGGGCGGTGTGCCTCGCAAGGCCGTGCTCACCCCGCGGGACCTGGAGATTTGCGAGCGCCTGAAGCCGGAGCTGGTGAAGCGCGGGCTGCGGCTGGTGGGCATCGACGTGCTGGGCACCTACCTCACCGAGGTCAACGTGACGAGCCCCACCGGCCTGGTGGAGGCCAACCACCTGGACGACGTGTGCGTGGAGGCCAAGGTGCTGGACGTGGCGGAGCGGCTCGTCGCCGAACGCTGA
- a CDS encoding helix-turn-helix domain-containing protein, whose translation MPRQNLTSDTAPLAVVRAATRLGQNIARARIRRGLRQVDLAKKTGLAPGTLKRIEEGSLTTGLSAYFTVLWALGLEQEFDNLAAPERDEEGKTLELARQPQRVRLKKGLDADF comes from the coding sequence ATGCCTCGACAGAATCTGACGAGCGACACGGCGCCTCTCGCGGTGGTCCGCGCGGCGACACGCCTGGGCCAGAACATCGCGCGGGCTCGGATCCGGCGCGGATTGCGGCAGGTGGATCTCGCGAAGAAGACGGGGCTTGCCCCTGGCACGCTCAAGCGAATCGAGGAGGGCAGTCTCACAACGGGACTTAGTGCCTACTTCACGGTCCTCTGGGCGCTGGGGCTCGAACAGGAGTTCGATAACCTCGCCGCTCCGGAACGCGACGAGGAGGGCAAGACGTTGGAGCTGGCACGGCAGCCGCAACGGGTGCGTCTAAAGAAAGGCCTGGATGCGGACTTCTGA